A single genomic interval of Chitinophaga sp. 180180018-3 harbors:
- a CDS encoding GNAT family N-acetyltransferase — MTYQIKAATVSDIPVIQDLTEKIWRPTYQSILTPEQIEYMIDMMYSTEALQRQISELKHQFLILLDNEKPIGFASYSTTDASNIFKLHKIYLDLSYQGKGVGKFLLLQVAEQVKNRGADILELDVNRFNKARLFYEKQGFSVYKEKNTDIGNGYLMEDYVMRKPL, encoded by the coding sequence ATGACATACCAGATCAAAGCAGCTACCGTAAGCGATATTCCCGTCATACAGGACCTTACCGAAAAAATATGGCGCCCTACGTACCAGTCGATTCTGACTCCGGAACAAATCGAGTATATGATCGATATGATGTACAGTACCGAGGCGCTACAACGCCAGATCAGCGAGCTGAAACACCAGTTCCTCATCCTGCTGGACAACGAAAAGCCCATCGGCTTTGCTTCTTACAGCACTACCGATGCCAGCAATATTTTCAAGCTGCATAAGATCTATCTCGATCTTTCCTATCAGGGCAAAGGCGTAGGGAAATTCCTGCTCTTGCAGGTGGCAGAACAGGTCAAAAACCGGGGCGCCGATATCCTGGAGCTGGATGTCAACCGCTTCAATAAAGCCCGACTGTTCTACGAAAAGCAGGGATTCAGCGTTTATAAAGAAAAAAATACAGACATCGGTAACGGCTACCTCATGGAAGATTATGTGATGCGAAAACCTTTATAA